From the genome of Palaemon carinicauda isolate YSFRI2023 chromosome 6, ASM3689809v2, whole genome shotgun sequence, one region includes:
- the LOC137643068 gene encoding uncharacterized protein translates to MRPAQRMPTKVLTPVVAEHDCTLHRWHLLENTEWNNSLYGRLSDDNAKDYEILKKALFRRYVLTEEGFHKKFRNTAPEEGESPAQFIVKLKNFLKKRMEQAGAYETFAELQQLVIKEQFINAVSNALEVYVKERAPAKWMTWPRQLSSTSQLMELSYVRRPSVPPPEMDVAKIDACIKEENHFLENGFAVPCLNACIPSNEDSMPVTEGQVGSHIVQVLRDSGCSSVEVCLPDTPYDLQIGNVLCARPAGDPDPAWQDTCDQETCAVATRAQAMREGKRPSPLVVPGSNLYKEVDRDKICRLQEKDDTLKKFWTSKEEREGRQVFRFETRKQLLYRTFVYPDINHGNPVSQVMVPKPLRTQVMTLAHESTLGGHLCAKKTKEKILREFYWSGMGADMTRFCRSSDICQKTISKGWVTKVPFEKLPIIDTPFKRVSVDIIGKIHPPSEKGHQFILTMMDHASRYPDAVPLKNIDSELVAEALVDMFSRVGVPEEILSDLGTQFTSDCMKEVARQLSMRQLTTTPYVPIEVPQELTGFSSFEILYGRPVRGLMQILMELWTKDIEEPEVKSSYQYVFELREKMEETMKLENEALKLAQGRYKHYFDRISRP, encoded by the exons atgagacctgcacaacgtatgcccacaaaagtccttactcctgtagttgcagaacacgactgcacacttcaccgttGGCACCTCct ggaaaatacagagtggaataactccc TCTATGGTCGGCTCTCTGACGACAATGCAAAggactatgaaattttgaagaaagcgCTCTTCAGAAGATATGTCCTTACTGAGGAAGGATTCCATAAAAAGTTCCGGAACACAGccccagaagaaggagagagccctgCACAGTTCATTGTCAAGCTCAAAAACTTTCTCAAGAAGAGGATGGAACAAGCTGGTGCTTATGAGACTTTTGCAGAGCTCCAACAGCTGGTGATCAAGGAACAGTTCATTAATGCTGTCTCAAATGCACTGGAAGTTTATGTGAAGGAAAGGGCTCCTGCAAAGTGGATGACCTGGCCAAGGCAGCTGAGCAGTACCTCACAGCTCATGGAACTGAGCTATGTAAGGAGGCCAAG TGTCCCTCCTCCAGAAATGGATGTAGCAAAGATAGATGCTTGCATCAAGGAAGAAAATCATTTCCTTGAGAATGGTTTTGCAGTCCCTTGTCTGAATGCTTGTATTCCAAGCAATGAAGACTCAATGCCAGTGACAGAGGGTCAAGTAGGATCCCACATTGTTCAGGTATTGCGTGACTCTGGATGTAGCAGTGTG GAAGTTTGTCTTCCTGACACCCCCTATGATCTGCAAATTGGAAACGTCCTATGTGCAAGACCAGCTGGAGACCCTGACCCAGCATGGCAGGACACCTGTGACCAGGAGACCTGTGCAGTGGCAACAAGGGCACAAGCAATGCGAGAGGGTAAGAGACCCTCTCCACTGGTAGTGCCAGGCAGTAACCTGTACAAAGAAGTCGATAGGGATAAAATTTGTCGACTACAGGAGAAAGATGACACTCTGAAGAAGTTTTGGACCTCtaaagaagagagagaaggaaggcAAGTATTCCGGTTTGAAACCAGGAAACAGTTATTATACAGGACATTTGTTTATCCAGACATCAACCATGGGAATCCAGTCTCCCAAGTTATGGTTCCTAAACCACTAAGAACACAAGTCATGACATTAGCACATGAATCTACCTTAGGGGGGCACCTGTgtgctaagaaaacaaaggagaAGATCCTCAGAGAGTTCTACTGGTCTGGAATGGGTGCAGACATGACAAGGTTTTGCAGATCTTCTGACATCTGTCAGAAGACAATCAGCAAAGGTTGGGTGACAAAAGTACCTTTTGAGAAGCTGCCAATCATTGATACGCCATTCAAGAGGGTGtctgtggatataattggtaagataCATCCACCATCTGAGAAAGGACACCAGTTTATCCTCACTATGATGGACCACGCCAGTAGGTATCCTGATGCAGTGCCCTTGAAGAACATTGACTCAGAGTTAGTTGCAGAAGCTTTGGTAGATATGTTTAGCAGGGTAGGGGTGCCTGAAGAAATATTAAGTGATCTTGGAACACAGTTTACCTCTGACTGCATGAAGGAAGTAGCTAGACAACTCAGCATGCGACAACTTACAACAACTCCATACGTTCCAAT AGAAGTGCCTCAAGAGTTGACAGGGTTCTCCTCCTTTGAGATACTATATGGAAGACCTGTAAGAGGGCTAATGCAGATTTTGATGGAACTATGGACAAAAGACATTGAAGAGCCAGAAGTCAAGAGTAGCTATCAATATGTCTTTGAGCTCAGggaaaaaatggaagagaccatGAAACTAGAAAATGAAGCACTGAAGCTGGCACAGGGGCGATACAAACATTACTTTGATAGGATATCCAGGCCTTGA